A genomic window from Bacillota bacterium includes:
- a CDS encoding GntR family transcriptional regulator codes for MELRFDESIPIYQQILQGVLWDVAVGAVEPGSRLPSVRELSKLTRSNPNTVQRAYMELERMGVVETQRGQGTFVVGDPSIIGEVRTNVTSSAVRSFVEEMRRLKYSDEGIIELVREQLRNTRGLQKENPAQEPCESGTEMVQRTTGELSEVIADGRN; via the coding sequence ATGGAGCTAAGGTTCGACGAGTCTATCCCCATATACCAGCAGATCCTTCAAGGAGTGCTGTGGGATGTGGCGGTCGGGGCCGTGGAGCCTGGAAGCAGGCTGCCGTCAGTCCGGGAGCTTTCGAAACTCACGCGTTCCAATCCAAACACGGTTCAGCGCGCCTACATGGAATTAGAGAGGATGGGCGTGGTTGAGACCCAGAGGGGGCAAGGGACTTTCGTAGTTGGAGATCCAAGCATCATCGGGGAGGTCAGAACCAACGTGACGAGCTCGGCCGTTAGATCATTCGTTGAGGAGATGCGACGCCTCAAATACTCAGACGAAGGTATAATCGAGCTGGTGCGGGAACAGTTGAGGAACACCCGGGGTCTTCAGAAAGAAAACCCCGCTCAGGAACCCTGTGAGTCAGGGACAGAAATGGTTCAACGGACAACGGGGGAGCTTTCGGAGGTGATTGCTGATGGCCGCAATTGA